A window of Dorea formicigenerans contains these coding sequences:
- a CDS encoding PTS sugar transporter subunit IIA, producing the protein MKRVIVIASHHRMADGLKETLNFITGGLTEVVSLSAYVDNRPVEEEIDELMNGFADEDEVVVLTDLTSGSVNQKFFKYRNRPHTHIVSGMNLPLAVTAAMEPQDDYISTERMAQIVEEARMEIKYVNAIADDGDDEDE; encoded by the coding sequence ATGAAACGTGTAATTGTAATTGCATCTCATCACAGAATGGCTGATGGATTAAAGGAGACATTGAATTTTATCACAGGCGGGCTTACAGAGGTTGTTTCTTTAAGTGCCTATGTAGATAACCGTCCGGTGGAGGAAGAGATTGACGAACTGATGAATGGATTCGCAGATGAAGACGAGGTGGTTGTCCTCACCGATCTGACATCTGGAAGTGTTAATCAGAAATTCTTCAAATACCGTAACCGTCCACATACTCATATTGTCAGCGGAATGAATCTTCCACTTGCAGTTACGGCTGCTATGGAGCCTCAGGACGATTATATCAGTACCGAGCGTATGGCACAGATTGTGGAAGAGGCAAGAATGGAAATTAAATATGTAAATGCAATTGCAGATGATGGAGATGATGAAGATGAATAG
- a CDS encoding glycoside hydrolase family 13 protein, whose protein sequence is MNRADWWKKSVVYQVYPKSFKDSNGDGIGDLNGLKEKLPYLEKLGIDVIWLNPIFQSPQVDNGYDISDYRQIEPTLGTMEDFDELLAEAHKHGIKIILDLVVNHTSDQHQWFQEAKKSKDNPYHDYYIWKDEVPNNWGSSFGGSAWEYVEAVDQYYLHCFAKEQPDLNWDNPKVREDVYDILRFWLDKGIDGFRMDVITLISKDPTFPDGPIIQNKAYGSYYAGCASGPRVHEYLKEMNREVLSKYDIMTVGEAPHTSADEAVPYTAAGEKELQMVFHFDHMHLDYDENGKYAKTRVKLTDLKRVMTEWQEKMHACNGWNSLYWSNHDQARAVTRFGNESPAYRVISAKMLGTVLHMMQGTPYIFEGEELGMTNAFFDKIEDYRDLEAIDIFKDFTGRKGFSEKDTLELLRLKSRDNARTPMQWDDTRHAGFTEGIPWIDVNPNYTEINAEKCLEDSDSVFYYYQKLVKLRHEVSVITDGEYELLDAENEKIYTYLRKGENESLVVAANFTDEEIDYQVDEKVKAQESSLLISNYGDAPDTFNNHLTLKPYQVYVYMIR, encoded by the coding sequence ATGAATAGAGCGGATTGGTGGAAGAAAAGCGTTGTATATCAGGTGTATCCGAAGAGCTTTAAGGATTCTAATGGAGATGGAATCGGAGATCTGAACGGACTGAAGGAAAAGCTTCCATATCTGGAGAAGCTAGGAATCGATGTAATCTGGCTGAATCCGATTTTCCAATCACCACAGGTAGACAACGGATATGACATTTCAGATTACAGACAGATTGAACCGACACTTGGAACTATGGAAGACTTTGACGAACTTCTTGCAGAGGCACATAAGCACGGAATTAAAATTATTCTCGACCTCGTAGTGAACCACACTTCCGATCAGCATCAATGGTTCCAGGAAGCGAAAAAATCAAAAGACAATCCATATCATGACTATTATATCTGGAAAGATGAAGTGCCGAATAACTGGGGATCCAGTTTCGGTGGCTCTGCATGGGAGTATGTAGAAGCAGTTGATCAGTACTATCTTCACTGTTTTGCAAAAGAGCAGCCGGATTTGAACTGGGATAATCCGAAGGTCAGAGAAGATGTCTATGACATCTTAAGATTCTGGCTGGATAAAGGCATCGACGGATTCCGCATGGATGTTATTACATTGATCTCCAAGGATCCGACATTCCCGGACGGACCGATCATACAAAATAAAGCATATGGAAGCTATTATGCAGGCTGTGCAAGTGGTCCGAGAGTTCACGAATATCTGAAAGAAATGAATCGGGAAGTACTGAGTAAATATGATATTATGACGGTTGGGGAAGCACCGCATACAAGCGCTGACGAAGCAGTCCCATACACGGCAGCCGGTGAGAAAGAGCTGCAGATGGTCTTTCATTTTGACCATATGCATTTGGATTATGATGAAAATGGAAAATATGCAAAGACAAGAGTAAAGCTTACCGACTTAAAGCGTGTCATGACTGAGTGGCAGGAAAAAATGCATGCTTGTAATGGCTGGAACAGTCTCTACTGGAGTAATCACGACCAGGCAAGAGCCGTAACAAGATTTGGAAATGAAAGTCCGGCGTATCGCGTTATTTCTGCAAAAATGCTCGGAACCGTGCTTCATATGATGCAGGGAACACCATATATTTTTGAAGGCGAAGAGCTGGGAATGACCAATGCGTTTTTTGATAAGATTGAAGATTACAGAGATCTGGAAGCGATTGATATCTTTAAAGATTTCACAGGTAGAAAGGGATTTTCCGAGAAAGACACACTGGAGCTTTTGAGACTGAAATCCAGGGATAATGCAAGAACACCAATGCAATGGGATGACACAAGACATGCGGGATTTACGGAAGGTATTCCGTGGATTGATGTGAATCCAAATTATACAGAGATTAATGCAGAAAAATGTCTGGAAGATTCGGATTCTGTATTTTACTATTATCAGAAGCTTGTAAAACTACGTCATGAAGTTTCAGTAATCACAGATGGTGAGTATGAACTTCTGGATGCCGAAAACGAAAAAATATATACGTATCTGAGAAAAGGTGAGAACGAATCATTGGTTGTCGCAGCGAACTTTACGGATGAAGAAATCGACTATCAGGTAGACGAAAAAGTGAAGGCACAGGAGAGCAGCCTGCTTATTTCTAACTATGGAGACGCACCGGATACATTTAACAATCATCTTACATTAAAACCATATCAGGTTTATGTGTATATGATAAGATAA
- a CDS encoding Cof-type HAD-IIB family hydrolase, with translation MGKTENNRTIKLLALDVDGTLFDDNGKISQASIDAMNQAKEAGIEVVPTSGRDYDGIPWDQLKNVDINYVITTNGSAVYEAKTKKCLYEKYLDSGKMIPIFEYLLKKEIYINVFVDGVSYTPVQVYPYIDNLDLPDYVIQHMKENRKGINDLIEYLKNGDAKMQKATLNFQKQEKDKLLNREEVQEYLEECPDIKVVNGGFNNLEFTKAGTNKASGLKLLAEYLGMTMDEVMAVGDSENDIEMLREAGLGIAMGNATDDVKSVADDITLDNGHEGVAAAIEKYIL, from the coding sequence ATGGGAAAGACAGAGAATAATAGAACAATTAAACTTCTGGCCCTGGATGTGGATGGAACTTTATTCGATGATAACGGAAAAATCAGCCAGGCGTCTATTGATGCAATGAATCAGGCAAAAGAGGCAGGAATAGAGGTTGTGCCGACATCAGGAAGAGATTATGATGGAATTCCCTGGGATCAGTTAAAAAATGTAGATATTAATTATGTTATCACGACAAATGGAAGTGCAGTTTATGAGGCAAAGACGAAAAAATGTCTCTATGAAAAATATCTGGATTCCGGGAAAATGATTCCGATATTTGAATATCTTCTGAAAAAAGAAATATATATCAATGTATTTGTAGATGGTGTCAGTTATACACCTGTTCAGGTGTATCCTTATATTGACAATCTGGATCTTCCGGACTATGTGATCCAGCACATGAAAGAGAATCGAAAAGGAATCAATGATTTGATAGAATACTTAAAAAACGGTGATGCAAAGATGCAAAAAGCAACTTTAAACTTTCAAAAGCAAGAAAAAGATAAACTTTTGAACCGGGAGGAAGTGCAGGAATATCTGGAAGAATGTCCAGATATCAAGGTTGTTAACGGAGGATTCAACAATCTGGAATTTACAAAAGCTGGCACAAATAAAGCCTCTGGACTTAAGCTCCTTGCAGAGTATCTTGGAATGACTATGGATGAAGTTATGGCAGTTGGAGACAGTGAAAATGATATTGAGATGTTAAGAGAAGCAGGACTTGGAATTGCCATGGGGAATGCAACTGATGACGTGAAAAGCGTAGCAGATGATATAACACTGGATAATGGGCATGAAGGTGTTGCAGCTGCGATTGAAAAATATATATTATAG
- a CDS encoding PTS sugar transporter subunit IIB — protein MVVLARIDQRLIHGLVVNQWAPALQVKRFMVVDDVLCNNDDIKASMRMAKPAGTGVSVISTETAITNFKAGKYDGQRVLVLVKEPETLIKLMEGGVEIPKVDLGIMFNEDGREAVTKFIALNDKERADLQTIKDKGVPVVIQYVPTDAEEAY, from the coding sequence ATGGTAGTATTAGCAAGAATTGATCAGAGACTTATTCACGGACTGGTAGTAAATCAGTGGGCACCGGCACTTCAGGTAAAGAGATTTATGGTTGTAGACGATGTGCTCTGCAATAACGATGATATTAAAGCCAGCATGAGAATGGCAAAACCTGCAGGAACAGGAGTTTCCGTTATCAGTACAGAGACAGCAATCACAAACTTCAAAGCCGGAAAATATGATGGACAGAGAGTTCTGGTTCTTGTGAAAGAGCCAGAGACATTGATCAAATTGATGGAAGGTGGAGTTGAAATTCCAAAGGTTGATCTTGGAATCATGTTCAACGAAGATGGAAGAGAGGCAGTTACAAAGTTCATTGCCCTGAATGATAAAGAGAGAGCAGATCTTCAGACAATCAAAGACAAAGGGGTTCCGGTAGTTATTCAGTATGTGCCGACAGATGCAGAGGAAGCATACTAA
- a CDS encoding PTS mannose/fructose/sorbose/N-acetylgalactosamine transporter subunit IIC — MTVIQDILIVILAGYMTIDQNGPVVLSWFSVIVGMISGLIMGDMNTGLVIGGTFQLMSLGVAALGGASAPNYGLATIIGTFIAVRTGTGTDAALAVGLPVGLLAIQLEVVVRIVNNFVAHKMQNDNNAGKWGRMNREAWLGPAICSLQTVIPTIIVVCFGANVVNFILKFIPEWVTNGLSIAAGMLPVVGIGMLMRYMPVKKFLPFILIGFVLSAYLNVPVLGIAIVGFAAAFWYFTTELRKSDATEAVTVAANTVTEEMGDDFDE; from the coding sequence ATGACAGTAATACAGGATATATTAATCGTGATTTTAGCAGGTTATATGACCATTGACCAGAATGGACCGGTCGTACTTTCCTGGTTCTCAGTAATTGTTGGAATGATTTCAGGACTGATTATGGGAGATATGAATACAGGACTTGTAATTGGTGGTACCTTCCAGTTAATGTCCCTTGGTGTTGCAGCGCTTGGTGGAGCATCTGCTCCGAACTACGGACTTGCGACCATTATCGGTACATTTATTGCAGTCCGTACCGGAACAGGGACAGATGCAGCGCTGGCAGTCGGACTTCCGGTAGGACTTCTTGCGATTCAGTTAGAAGTTGTTGTAAGAATTGTAAATAACTTTGTAGCGCATAAGATGCAGAATGATAATAACGCAGGAAAATGGGGCAGAATGAACCGTGAGGCATGGCTTGGACCTGCAATCTGTTCCCTCCAGACAGTGATTCCTACCATTATTGTCGTATGCTTTGGTGCGAATGTAGTAAACTTTATTTTAAAATTTATTCCAGAGTGGGTAACAAATGGACTCTCAATAGCAGCAGGAATGCTTCCGGTAGTCGGAATCGGAATGTTGATGCGTTACATGCCGGTAAAGAAATTCCTTCCATTTATATTAATCGGATTTGTACTTTCCGCTTATTTAAATGTACCGGTACTTGGAATTGCAATTGTAGGATTTGCTGCAGCTTTCTGGTATTTTACAACAGAGCTTAGAAAATCAGATGCGACAGAGGCAGTAACTGTAGCAGCAAATACAGTAACAGAAGAGATGGGAGATGATTTCGATGAGTAA
- a CDS encoding LacI family DNA-binding transcriptional regulator — translation MATISDVARLSGLSVSTVSRVINNKPHVSEEKKRKVKEAMDALGYSPLQAARQMRGSGSGNIAVSIPSITNSFFAYLVDSIERTCRKYNYRTLITQTFGEKEREEEAMELVRMHHADGIILCAIENDWDKIRSYEQYGKVVVCNEYNEDTSISTVRARQYEGFYKATEYLIGKNYQKIAYCTGSRGVMHQPNGMNIDSDRYSGYIEALAAHGMTADPNLNFTRAKTMDDGRRILEEILKRENRPDAIIAGSDEVAAGILTEAINQGIKVPEDLAIVGVDDQPIASLLPIPLTTIRQPVQDEGMLAAKEIIRQLSEEPDDTVRKELELELVIRQSA, via the coding sequence TTGGCAACGATATCAGACGTGGCCAGACTGTCAGGATTATCAGTATCAACAGTCTCCAGAGTTATTAATAATAAACCTCATGTCTCAGAAGAGAAGAAACGGAAAGTAAAAGAAGCAATGGACGCACTTGGTTATAGTCCACTGCAGGCAGCAAGGCAGATGAGAGGATCAGGATCAGGAAATATTGCAGTATCCATTCCGAGTATCACGAACAGCTTCTTTGCATATCTGGTTGATTCTATTGAGAGAACATGCCGGAAGTACAATTACAGAACACTGATTACTCAGACATTCGGAGAGAAGGAACGAGAGGAAGAAGCAATGGAGCTGGTGCGTATGCATCATGCAGATGGAATTATCCTCTGTGCGATTGAGAATGACTGGGATAAGATCAGATCCTATGAGCAATATGGAAAAGTGGTTGTATGCAATGAATACAACGAAGATACAAGCATTTCTACGGTGCGTGCAAGACAGTATGAAGGTTTCTATAAAGCAACAGAATATCTGATTGGAAAGAATTATCAGAAAATTGCCTACTGTACAGGAAGCCGCGGGGTGATGCATCAGCCGAATGGAATGAATATTGACAGTGACCGTTACAGTGGCTATATAGAAGCACTCGCAGCACATGGAATGACAGCAGATCCAAATCTCAATTTTACGAGAGCAAAGACCATGGACGATGGTAGAAGAATTCTCGAAGAGATACTAAAAAGGGAGAACCGTCCAGATGCAATCATTGCAGGAAGTGATGAGGTGGCAGCAGGAATTCTTACAGAAGCTATAAATCAGGGGATTAAAGTTCCAGAGGATTTGGCAATCGTAGGTGTGGATGATCAGCCGATTGCGTCACTGTTACCAATCCCGCTGACGACGATTCGGCAACCAGTGCAGGACGAAGGAATGCTCGCAGCAAAAGAGATTATCAGGCAGCTTTCAGAGGAACCAGATGATACAGTTAGAAAAGAATTAGAACTGGAATTGGTCATCAGACAGTCAGCATAG
- a CDS encoding PTS system mannose/fructose/sorbose family transporter subunit IID yields the protein MSNEMNTVNQKNTQTPVEQTADGRYKVTKRDLRRTAARYNFMACNIFNYESQMGPAVAWAMAPVLRKIYKDDEEYKAALNNHFNYYNSTTAMSSVILGATLAIEEKDGIEAKETVQSLKTSLMGPFAGVGDTLIWVLWPTIMGSISGYMAQQGNPLGAIVWFICNILFWFVKSKLFEVGYTSGTKLITNLGKRLAVFTEAASIMGLSVVGALIATSVKMTTGLNFKVGEVKLALQADVLDKIMPALLPVLLTVLVYKLLGNKKWTPTKLILLIIVIALVCSFFGILTV from the coding sequence ATGAGTAATGAGATGAATACAGTAAATCAGAAAAATACGCAGACTCCGGTAGAGCAGACTGCAGATGGAAGATATAAAGTAACAAAACGCGATCTTAGAAGAACAGCAGCAAGATATAACTTCATGGCATGTAACATTTTCAACTATGAATCTCAGATGGGACCGGCAGTTGCCTGGGCGATGGCACCGGTACTTCGCAAGATTTACAAAGATGATGAAGAATATAAAGCAGCGTTAAATAACCACTTTAACTACTACAATTCAACAACAGCTATGTCCAGTGTCATCTTAGGAGCAACACTTGCCATTGAAGAAAAAGACGGAATTGAAGCAAAAGAGACAGTACAATCATTAAAAACAAGTCTTATGGGACCATTTGCCGGAGTCGGCGACACATTGATCTGGGTATTGTGGCCGACAATTATGGGATCTATATCAGGATATATGGCACAGCAGGGCAACCCGCTTGGAGCAATTGTATGGTTTATCTGCAACATTCTGTTCTGGTTTGTGAAATCAAAATTATTTGAAGTTGGTTATACTTCTGGAACAAAGCTGATTACAAATCTTGGAAAGCGACTGGCAGTATTTACCGAGGCAGCCTCTATTATGGGACTGAGCGTTGTCGGTGCGCTGATCGCGACATCGGTTAAGATGACAACGGGACTAAATTTTAAAGTCGGTGAAGTTAAACTTGCTCTTCAGGCAGATGTCCTTGATAAGATTATGCCGGCACTTCTTCCGGTACTTCTGACCGTACTGGTTTACAAACTTCTTGGAAATAAGAAATGGACACCTACAAAATTAATTCTTTTGATTATCGTAATTGCATTGGTTTGTTCATTCTTTGGAATTCTGACGGTATAA